From the genome of Paracoccus seriniphilus, one region includes:
- a CDS encoding lysophospholipid acyltransferase family protein, whose product MKAKLSSATPGPLGPWQYLQNILYYLHGGLATVVIGLIGLPWVALRGTRAANGVATFWIGYMLWAARLHMGVTCELRGPLPEGDCIIAAKHQCFLDILAIAQAMPRRAFIMKKEVMRVPVMGWYARKVGCIPIDRARGRDAMRAISTEVQHRRATPEGLGQLIIYPEGTRSRPGERLPYKNGVAMLRSMTHLPVVPVAVNTGLFWPRKGWGVRSGRAVVEFLPAISGDGRASAFMAELQDQIEDNSDRLMAEAGFSGKE is encoded by the coding sequence ATGAAGGCAAAATTGTCATCGGCCACTCCGGGTCCGCTGGGGCCGTGGCAATACCTGCAGAACATCCTGTATTACCTGCATGGCGGTCTGGCGACGGTGGTGATCGGACTGATCGGCCTGCCCTGGGTCGCCCTGCGTGGAACCAGGGCGGCCAATGGCGTCGCGACCTTCTGGATCGGCTATATGCTCTGGGCCGCCCGACTGCATATGGGCGTCACCTGCGAACTGCGCGGCCCCCTGCCTGAAGGCGACTGCATCATCGCCGCGAAACATCAGTGTTTCCTGGATATTCTGGCCATCGCCCAGGCGATGCCGCGTCGGGCCTTCATCATGAAGAAAGAGGTCATGCGGGTGCCGGTCATGGGCTGGTATGCCCGCAAGGTGGGCTGTATCCCGATCGACCGTGCACGTGGCCGCGATGCCATGCGTGCCATTTCAACCGAGGTGCAGCACAGACGCGCCACGCCCGAAGGGCTGGGCCAGCTGATCATCTATCCCGAGGGCACCCGATCGCGTCCCGGTGAAAGGCTGCCCTACAAGAACGGTGTGGCCATGCTGAGGTCGATGACGCATCTGCCGGTTGTGCCGGTGGCGGTGAACACCGGGCTGTTCTGGCCGCGCAAGGGCTGGGGCGTCAGATCGGGCCGGGCCGTGGTGGAATTTCTGCCTGCGATTTCTGGAGATGGCCGCGCCAGCGCGTTCATGGCCGAACTGCAGGACCAGATCGAGGACAATTCCGACCGGCTGATGGCCGAGGCAGGGTTTTCGGGCAAGGAGTAA
- a CDS encoding cell division ATP-binding protein FtsE: MIEMQDVGFGYHGGAELLSNMTLSLQPGMFHFLTGPSGSGKTTLLRLLYADLLPTSGQIHAFGHDLVGMGRDDIAALRRRVGVVHQDTQFLDHLPVAENIALPLNVAGREVDMPALRDLLGWVQLSQLARALPPELSGGERQRAALARAVILSPDLILADEPTGNLDWDMSMRLMQLLIELNKSGKSVVVATHDLNLIRATKAQVAARVLRIAGGSLQLAGADL; this comes from the coding sequence TTGATCGAAATGCAGGATGTCGGCTTTGGCTATCACGGCGGAGCCGAGCTTTTGTCGAATATGACGCTCAGCCTGCAACCGGGAATGTTCCATTTCCTGACCGGACCATCCGGTTCGGGCAAAACCACGCTGCTGCGTCTGCTTTATGCCGATCTGCTGCCCACATCGGGACAGATCCATGCCTTTGGCCATGATCTTGTCGGCATGGGGCGCGACGATATCGCGGCATTGCGTCGCCGCGTCGGTGTCGTGCATCAGGATACCCAGTTTCTGGACCACCTGCCGGTTGCCGAGAATATCGCCCTGCCGCTGAATGTGGCGGGACGCGAGGTGGATATGCCGGCGCTGCGCGACCTGCTGGGCTGGGTGCAATTGTCGCAGTTGGCCCGCGCCCTGCCGCCCGAACTGTCGGGGGGCGAACGTCAGCGTGCCGCGCTGGCGCGTGCGGTCATCTTGTCGCCGGACCTGATTCTGGCCGATGAGCCGACCGGAAATCTGGATTGGGACATGTCCATGCGCTTGATGCAATTGCTGATCGAACTGAACAAATCGGGCAAATCGGTCGTGGTCGCGACCCACGATCTGAATCTGATCCGGGCCACCAAGGCACAGGTCGCGGCGCGGGTGCTGCGGATTGCCGGGGGCAGCCTGCAACTGGCCGGAGCGGATCTGTGA
- a CDS encoding cell division protein FtsX: MNLRALWRGLLWGDGGVGDRIVPPTGFTAHLTLFSAGAMAFLAVFALALALATGRLADRWSNQLAQSVTVRVSAPAGEQEARTQSVLQILRTTPGVGQPQLLPDDEVAKLLAPWFGPDMPVDALPVPALIDLPIAGDEFDAEGLRLRLEAEAPGAVLDDHTQWRRPLVSAAKRLRVLGILSLLLIAATSGAMIVLAAKAALAANGQVIRVLRLIGARDLTIATAFVRRFTNRAALGAGAGTVLGMGAVALLPDMQAAGGFLTGLGFQGWDWLLPLLIPVIAAAVGFFATRWAALKMLGSIR; this comes from the coding sequence TTGAACCTGCGGGCGCTGTGGCGTGGATTGCTGTGGGGAGATGGCGGCGTCGGCGATCGAATCGTGCCGCCAACCGGCTTTACGGCCCATCTGACCCTGTTCTCGGCCGGAGCCATGGCCTTTCTGGCGGTCTTTGCGCTGGCCCTGGCGCTGGCCACCGGACGGCTGGCCGACCGCTGGTCGAACCAATTGGCGCAATCGGTGACGGTCCGCGTCAGCGCCCCGGCTGGCGAGCAAGAGGCGCGCACGCAGTCCGTGCTGCAGATCCTGCGAACGACACCGGGTGTCGGGCAGCCCCAACTTCTGCCCGATGACGAGGTGGCCAAGCTGCTGGCGCCATGGTTCGGGCCGGATATGCCGGTGGATGCCCTGCCGGTGCCTGCGCTGATCGACCTGCCGATTGCCGGGGACGAGTTTGACGCCGAAGGCCTGCGCCTGCGTCTTGAGGCCGAAGCGCCGGGGGCCGTGCTGGACGATCACACGCAATGGCGCCGTCCGCTGGTGTCCGCGGCCAAACGTCTGAGGGTTCTGGGCATCCTGTCCTTGCTGTTGATCGCAGCGACCTCGGGGGCGATGATCGTGCTGGCGGCCAAGGCAGCCCTGGCGGCCAACGGGCAGGTCATCCGTGTTCTGCGTCTGATCGGGGCGCGCGATCTGACCATCGCGACGGCCTTCGTGCGCCGTTTCACGAATCGTGCGGCCCTTGGGGCGGGCGCCGGAACCGTACTGGGCATGGGCGCGGTGGCCTTGCTGCCTGACATGCAGGCCGCCGGCGGATTTCTGACCGGGCTTGGCTTTCAGGGTTGGGACTGGCTGTTGCCATTGCTTATACCTGTCATTGCGGCTGCGGTCGGTTTCTTTGCGACGCGTTGGGCTGCGCTGAAAATGCTGGGGTCAATCAGATGA